In Carya illinoinensis cultivar Pawnee chromosome 16, C.illinoinensisPawnee_v1, whole genome shotgun sequence, a single window of DNA contains:
- the LOC122298883 gene encoding UPF0481 protein At3g47200-like has product MGTIINISEEGESDQKLIRKFTKQELDLIDKQATKYSEEAKKLEEEAHRRNTSCIYRVLPRLRKINDNSLYEPNKVSIGPYYYHLRSEKFMMAEDCKRKCFVSLLAKNMNKDGEIDIYKSCMQKIGQHEGKIRKCYSEDFQVNGIEFLETMVLDACFIIGIIEMFGNLKTEADFSESLAALEWMVPYFYRDFLLLENQIPLFVLTEIYALIHKIPVWRSTSKLMVSALGFFKNGMIISDSIFNSMERYILIHDEKIMDLKHRVLPVLHLLDLVSFSLTMPLNIPQGPRPSLFVKPPPIGCISKLRLAGIKVSPGKKRSFLEVKFRKGSIEMPNIAIDDLMRCVLLNLVAFEQCHQGSRKYFTVYASFLDSLVNTSEDFEYLRKRNVIDNYHLADDSKAVDFINRAGKDLVLTDNYDFYLQELYEDVEKHHYQKWRLWKWASVKWESFKREYFDKPWLLLSAAGGILLVVATSFQAVMAFLTYKYKNC; this is encoded by the coding sequence ATGggaacaattataaatatttctgAGGAAGGAGAATCTGATCAGAAGCTGATACGGAAGTTCACCAAGCAGGAACTCGACTTGATCGACAAGCAGGCAACGAAATATTCCGAAGAAGCCAAAAAGTTAGAAGAAGAAGCCCACCGTAGAAACACTAGCTGCATCTACAGAGTCCTCCCGAGGCTCAGGAAAATCAATGACAACTCGTTATACGAACCCAACAAGGTCTCCATCGGGCCCTACTACTACCACCTTCGTAGTGAAAAGTTTATGATGGCCGAAGATTGCAAGCGGAAGTGCTTCGTCTCCTTGCTGGCCAAGAACATGAATAAAGACGGGGAAATTGATATCTATAAAAGCTGCATGCAAAAAATAGGCCAACATGAAGGGAAGATCAGAAAGTGTTATTCCGAAGATTTCCAAGTCAACGGTATCGAATTTCTCGAAACGATGGTTCTTGATGCGTGTTTTATAATAGGAATCATTGAAATGTTTGGAAACTTGAAGACAGAGGCCGACTTCAGCGAATCTCTTGCAGCCTTGGAGTGGATGGTACCGTATTTCTACAGGGACTTTCTCTTGCTAGAGAATCAGATCCCCTTATTCGTTCTGACAGAGATATATGCGCTTATCCATAAAATTCCTGTCTGGAGAAGTACATCCAAGCTGATGGTTTCTGCTTTGGGATTCTTTAAGAACGGAATGATAATATCCGACTCAATTTTCAATTCCATGGAACGCTACATACTCATCCATGATGAGAAAATAATGGATCTGAAGCATAGGGTACTCCCGGTCTTGCATTTGCTGGACTTGGTTTCGTTTAGTTTAACCATGCCACTCAATATCCCGCAGGGACCAAGACCTAGTTTATTTGTAAAACCTCCACCCATTGGCTGCATCTCGAAGCTCCGGCTAGCAGGGATTAAGGTCAGTCCGGGCAAGAAAAGGAGCTTCCTAGAAGTGAAATTCAGGAAAGGTTCGATTGAGATGCCAAACATAGCCATCGACGACTTGATGAGATGTGTGTTGCTGAACTTAGTGGCATTCGAGCAGTGCCACCAGGGAAGCCGCAAGTACTTCACGGTTTACGCTAGTTTTTTGGACAGCCTGGTGAACACCAGCGAGGACTTCGAGTACCTTCGCAAGCGCAATGTCATTGACAATTACCACCTTGCGGACGACTCCAAGGCTGTGGACTTCATCAACCGTGCGGGAAAGGATTTGGTACTCACTGATAATTACGACTTCTACTTGCAGGAATTGTACGAGGATGTGGAGAAGCATCATTATCAGAAGTGGCGGCTGTGGAAGTGGGCGAGCGTCAAGTGGGAGAGCTTCAAGCGGGAGTATTTTGACAAGCCGTGGTTGCTTCTGTCGGCAGCTGGTGGCATTTTGCTAGTAGTGGCTACGTCATTCCAGGCCGTAATGGCCTTCTTAACTTACAAGTATAAAAATTGCTAG